A region from the Halobacillus mangrovi genome encodes:
- a CDS encoding TrmB family transcriptional regulator, which produces MLQKFGFTQYESQVFEVLTASTSPLDATTIVKYSQVPKSKVYEVLNRLADKGLILSSFTDRKKLYTALPLETIIEKLTDEFQTNVEELKSKKYSLTPVDDRVWTIKNNKAISSLTKQTLSKASRSIYFSGWSDDLLTILPVLEEKQENGLEVEVMSIGEIDTILENTHTLLPDERHEALERYQLMIADEKELVFAGVEHGEWQGIQTLSSPLVKFFTEFFFHDVALAEITHKYEDTLMKDEKIKNILMKLRY; this is translated from the coding sequence TTGTTACAAAAATTTGGATTCACACAGTACGAAAGCCAAGTGTTTGAAGTATTGACCGCGAGTACTTCTCCACTTGACGCCACAACGATAGTTAAATATTCACAAGTTCCAAAGTCAAAAGTATATGAAGTATTAAACCGCCTTGCTGATAAAGGATTGATTTTAAGTTCATTTACTGACCGAAAAAAACTTTATACTGCTCTCCCTTTAGAAACAATCATTGAAAAATTGACAGACGAATTCCAGACGAACGTCGAGGAATTAAAAAGTAAGAAATACTCTTTAACGCCAGTAGATGACAGAGTATGGACGATCAAAAATAATAAAGCAATTTCTTCTCTTACCAAACAAACTCTGTCAAAAGCATCCCGCAGCATTTACTTTTCAGGATGGTCGGATGACTTGCTCACGATACTACCAGTGCTCGAAGAGAAACAGGAAAATGGTCTTGAAGTAGAAGTGATGTCGATCGGTGAAATAGATACTATTTTAGAAAACACTCACACCCTATTGCCAGATGAGAGACATGAAGCTCTTGAACGTTATCAATTGATGATTGCGGATGAGAAGGAGCTGGTGTTTGCGGGAGTTGAACATGGAGAATGGCAAGGAATTCAAACACTTTCCAGTCCACTGGTCAAATTTTTTACAGAGTTCTTTTTCCATGATGTAGCTCTTGCTGAAATCACACACAAATATGAGGACACTCTGATGAAAGACGAAAAAATTAAGAACATATTAATGAAATTACGATATTAA
- a CDS encoding MFS transporter — translation MNKKVYLLALVAFVVGTVELIIGGTLDLVAEDLGVSLGHVGLLITIFSLVFAIASPVLLTLTAKVERKRLTLWTLFIFFLGNLLAYFSPNYSILMLARIFTAASGSLLVVLGVTIASTIVHAEYRGRAIGTIFMGISGSLVLGVPLGLTIGNTFGWRAPFLLISILTLLSMVAVFFLLEKIDPKPVLSIKKQIQTLKDQKIFTAQLTSFLFLTGHLTLYAYLTPFLKTTMGLNGTWVSVAYFIFGVAAVSGGGFGGFLSDKLGSEKSILGIISVFAVAIFIIPYVTFSLPVFLIVMVIWSALSWAITPAQQNYLISSAPETADIQQSLNNSALHLGIALGSTIGAMVIEQSSVIHNATAGGFFVLFALGTAYFSITRGQAVTNEQENLNQA, via the coding sequence ATGAATAAAAAAGTCTACCTTTTAGCATTAGTCGCATTTGTAGTTGGTACAGTCGAGTTGATTATTGGCGGCACACTCGACCTTGTAGCAGAGGATTTAGGCGTGAGCCTTGGGCATGTAGGACTTCTCATTACAATTTTTTCACTTGTTTTTGCTATTGCTTCACCGGTTCTGCTGACGCTAACTGCTAAAGTAGAACGAAAGCGTCTTACGTTATGGACATTGTTTATTTTCTTCTTAGGAAATCTTTTAGCTTATTTCAGTCCGAATTACTCTATCCTTATGCTGGCTAGAATCTTTACAGCTGCCAGCGGATCCTTATTAGTCGTTTTAGGAGTAACCATTGCTTCAACGATCGTTCATGCTGAATATCGTGGTCGAGCAATCGGTACTATCTTTATGGGGATCAGTGGATCCTTGGTTCTAGGAGTTCCTTTAGGACTTACGATAGGAAATACATTTGGCTGGAGAGCTCCTTTTTTGCTCATCTCTATTTTGACACTACTCTCGATGGTCGCTGTGTTCTTTCTATTAGAGAAGATTGATCCAAAACCAGTGTTATCAATTAAGAAACAAATTCAAACGTTGAAAGATCAAAAGATATTTACAGCTCAACTTACGTCGTTCTTGTTTTTGACTGGTCATTTAACGTTGTATGCGTATCTGACACCGTTCTTAAAGACAACGATGGGATTAAACGGCACGTGGGTAAGTGTCGCGTACTTTATCTTCGGAGTTGCTGCGGTTTCCGGCGGTGGTTTCGGTGGATTCTTGTCAGATAAGCTAGGGTCGGAAAAGAGCATTCTTGGAATCATTAGTGTTTTCGCTGTAGCGATTTTCATTATTCCTTATGTCACCTTTTCACTCCCTGTCTTCTTGATTGTGATGGTAATATGGAGCGCGTTAAGCTGGGCAATCACACCTGCTCAGCAAAATTATTTAATTTCTTCTGCTCCAGAAACGGCCGATATCCAGCAGAGCTTGAATAATTCAGCTCTACATCTTGGGATTGCATTAGGTTCTACCATCGGTGCAATGGTCATCGAGCAGTCATCGGTTATCCATAATGCCACGGCTGGCGGTTTCTTTGTGCTATTCGCACTGGGAACGGCGTATTTCTCTATTACTCGCGGACAAGCTGTAACCAATGAGCAAGAAAACCTTAACCAAGCTTAA
- a CDS encoding YfhD family protein, with protein MGRDEHRHAKGKKKNKLPQTPKNQKTDGIDVEFSKELADHEDLEAMERSKAADRRANQRKQ; from the coding sequence ATGGGTAGAGATGAACATCGCCATGCAAAAGGTAAAAAGAAGAATAAATTACCTCAGACACCAAAAAATCAAAAGACAGACGGCATTGATGTAGAGTTCTCTAAAGAATTAGCGGACCACGAAGATTTAGAAGCGATGGAAAGAAGCAAAGCAGCTGACCGCCGCGCTAATCAACGCAAACAATAA
- a CDS encoding glycine betaine ABC transporter substrate-binding protein, with the protein MLYLRKWLPALFLGMLLILAACGGGNEEGDSANGGEGEDNAETTEEKGTISIGMNNWAENVAVSNMWKIILEEKGYDVELKQVEKGFLYEALSAGDLDIGMEIWLPHTDKPFYEKYKDEIDWREEWYKGTELGLVVPTYMEDVNTIEDLKGSDAFPEKQIVGIDAGASIMSLTEEAISEYGLDYELAASSGPTMTTELKNAIESEEPIVVTLWKPHWAFAEMDLKFLEDTKKVYGESENISYAARKGLEEDQPEVVKWFDNFMMDDQQLGSLMSSLNEADSPEEGAQKWIDEHQDVIDEWTK; encoded by the coding sequence ATGTTATATTTACGTAAATGGCTACCCGCTTTGTTTTTAGGGATGCTCCTGATCCTTGCTGCATGTGGAGGAGGAAATGAAGAAGGTGACTCTGCAAACGGCGGCGAAGGCGAAGATAATGCTGAAACAACAGAAGAAAAAGGTACGATCAGTATCGGAATGAACAACTGGGCAGAAAACGTAGCCGTATCAAACATGTGGAAGATAATTTTGGAAGAGAAAGGCTACGACGTCGAATTGAAACAGGTGGAAAAAGGGTTCCTTTATGAAGCTCTGTCCGCTGGAGATTTAGATATCGGAATGGAAATCTGGCTGCCACATACAGACAAACCGTTCTATGAAAAATATAAAGATGAAATTGACTGGCGTGAAGAATGGTATAAGGGCACTGAACTAGGCCTTGTCGTTCCTACTTATATGGAAGATGTTAATACAATAGAAGATCTTAAAGGTTCTGACGCATTCCCTGAGAAACAAATCGTTGGAATTGATGCAGGCGCAAGTATCATGTCACTAACAGAAGAAGCGATTAGTGAATATGGTCTGGATTATGAGCTTGCTGCTTCTTCAGGCCCAACTATGACAACTGAGCTTAAAAATGCGATTGAGAGTGAAGAGCCGATTGTTGTAACTCTTTGGAAACCTCACTGGGCTTTCGCTGAAATGGACCTTAAATTCCTAGAAGATACGAAGAAGGTCTATGGAGAGTCTGAGAACATCTCCTATGCAGCTCGTAAAGGCTTAGAAGAGGATCAACCTGAAGTTGTAAAATGGTTTGATAATTTTATGATGGATGATCAACAGCTTGGTAGCTTGATGTCTTCGCTAAATGAAGCAGACAGCCCTGAAGAAGGCGCACAAAAATGGATTGACGAGCACCAGGATGTTATTGATGAATGGACAAAATAA
- a CDS encoding VLRF1 family aeRF1-type release factor: MDLNKEIKKLEQVHLQKPQKVFSMYLNTDPSDPDQQGGEWKIHLKNGLNNFESYLQEDGDSDEKRNYWAVKEKVEQFIEENEQHFAKSVVLFATADDTVWFAERFQMPVKTEFYWEETPVLDQLNEMQEKFPRTGIILTQKNQIKLIDAQLGSLNDTQLFELDLDTDDWRQHQGPHRAQPSMGSGGAKNTKQDQFQERFEANRYRWYKSVAPKLDKLAKDYGWEKIYMVGDKEELKDLQDNMNKEADEMVNKNLLDHEEMKVIDEVVQ; encoded by the coding sequence ATGGATTTAAATAAAGAAATTAAAAAACTAGAGCAAGTTCATTTACAAAAACCACAAAAGGTATTCTCTATGTACTTAAACACCGACCCTTCTGATCCAGATCAGCAAGGTGGAGAATGGAAAATCCACTTGAAGAATGGATTGAACAATTTTGAATCTTATTTGCAAGAAGACGGTGATTCAGATGAAAAGCGAAACTATTGGGCCGTAAAAGAAAAAGTGGAGCAATTCATCGAAGAGAATGAGCAGCATTTTGCCAAAAGTGTAGTACTTTTTGCTACGGCAGATGATACGGTATGGTTTGCGGAACGCTTCCAGATGCCTGTGAAGACGGAGTTTTATTGGGAGGAGACTCCTGTACTTGATCAGTTGAATGAGATGCAGGAAAAGTTCCCTAGAACAGGAATTATTTTAACCCAGAAAAATCAAATTAAATTAATCGATGCACAGCTAGGAAGTCTTAATGATACTCAACTGTTTGAGCTTGATTTAGATACAGATGACTGGAGACAGCACCAAGGACCGCATAGAGCTCAGCCATCTATGGGCTCTGGAGGGGCAAAAAACACGAAACAGGACCAATTTCAGGAAAGGTTTGAAGCGAACCGTTACCGCTGGTATAAGAGTGTAGCTCCTAAACTGGACAAGCTTGCAAAAGATTATGGTTGGGAAAAGATCTATATGGTAGGAGATAAAGAAGAACTGAAAGACTTACAGGACAATATGAACAAAGAAGCGGATGAGATGGTTAACAAAAACCTGCTTGACCACGAAGAGATGAAAGTAATCGACGAAGTGGTCCAATAA
- a CDS encoding antibiotic biosynthesis monooxygenase family protein: protein MYVVDSTVVVPDHKADELIQIYRNRSRLVDQADGFISFQLLQNDRKPGELTVHLEWASKQDYLNWARSEQFKKIHELEKQYPDQELQGIVPKVSKYEVVAE from the coding sequence ATGTACGTAGTGGACTCGACAGTCGTCGTTCCTGACCATAAAGCAGACGAGTTAATCCAAATTTATCGTAATCGGTCTCGTTTAGTAGATCAAGCAGATGGGTTCATTTCTTTCCAATTGCTGCAAAATGATCGTAAGCCGGGAGAACTAACGGTTCACTTGGAATGGGCATCTAAGCAGGATTACTTGAATTGGGCTAGGAGTGAGCAGTTTAAGAAGATTCACGAATTAGAAAAGCAGTATCCCGATCAAGAATTGCAAGGCATTGTTCCTAAAGTGTCCAAGTATGAGGTGGTAGCTGAATGA
- a CDS encoding cobalamin B12-binding domain-containing protein: MKEYQEKLALYFLDGNEEQALQYTKELLERYPRLYLFEDIITPAMYYIGELWEKNEISVADEHLVTAICDFVLSKLEAEAEDIKGHKQKKYKAILFGVEQEQHYIGLKMVADTFKDNGWRVRYLGPNLPLDHSLVQIEKYKPEVIGLSAALSYRLPTLKILIERFKKLPWKPLIMIGGRMAKKFDLDEFESDQVMVVKDLNHLHRWFKEGREDLINETS, translated from the coding sequence TTGAAAGAATATCAAGAAAAGCTTGCTCTTTATTTTCTGGACGGTAATGAAGAGCAGGCACTTCAATATACAAAAGAGTTACTCGAAAGGTATCCCCGGTTATATTTATTCGAAGATATCATCACACCTGCGATGTACTATATCGGGGAACTTTGGGAGAAAAATGAAATTTCAGTTGCGGATGAGCATTTAGTGACAGCTATTTGCGATTTTGTGTTGTCTAAATTAGAAGCCGAAGCGGAAGATATCAAGGGACATAAACAGAAAAAGTATAAAGCCATTTTGTTCGGGGTTGAGCAAGAGCAGCATTATATCGGATTGAAGATGGTTGCTGACACGTTTAAAGATAATGGCTGGCGTGTCAGGTATCTAGGGCCGAATCTGCCATTAGATCACTCTTTAGTTCAGATTGAAAAGTATAAGCCTGAAGTGATCGGTCTTTCTGCAGCTTTATCCTATCGGCTGCCTACGTTAAAAATATTGATTGAGCGATTTAAGAAGCTTCCTTGGAAGCCACTCATCATGATTGGTGGTCGCATGGCTAAGAAATTTGATCTTGATGAATTTGAATCAGATCAAGTCATGGTGGTGAAAGATCTAAACCACCTACACCGATGGTTCAAAGAAGGAAGGGAAGACCTTATTAATGAAACTAGTTGA
- a CDS encoding STAS domain-containing protein: MKLVDRTFPLPYYKINKKYQIQSWSQEAEDLFGHQENLLDIFDEDSKSKVENWVNPEVQKASVEIHLKPVNEEDGPLTADLYVFWENDLYAEVMLMMKDSRLIKVTKTMNQLRARLNDTNFELLDEKEKLEEAIEQNNRLSAPFIDLTEDTALVPLFGDITKEKMYAIEEYLLQSSQRDGIDRILFDFTAVGQVERDGIQVFNNMMTSVFYMGPEVVLIGIRPEQAKQLSEMSMLSDIKYINSLQQAIMKYCAN, encoded by the coding sequence ATGAAACTAGTTGACCGTACCTTCCCGCTTCCTTATTACAAAATAAATAAAAAATACCAAATTCAGTCCTGGTCTCAGGAGGCTGAAGATTTATTTGGCCATCAAGAGAATCTTTTAGATATATTTGACGAAGACAGCAAATCAAAAGTCGAAAATTGGGTTAATCCAGAAGTGCAAAAAGCGTCAGTAGAGATTCATCTTAAACCTGTCAATGAAGAGGACGGCCCTCTTACTGCCGATTTGTATGTTTTTTGGGAAAACGACCTTTATGCAGAAGTAATGCTTATGATGAAGGATAGTCGGCTTATTAAGGTCACAAAAACAATGAATCAGCTGAGGGCTCGTTTAAACGATACGAACTTTGAACTTCTAGATGAAAAAGAAAAGTTAGAAGAAGCCATTGAACAAAACAATCGGTTATCTGCACCCTTTATTGATTTGACCGAGGACACAGCTTTGGTTCCGTTATTCGGTGATATCACCAAAGAGAAAATGTATGCGATAGAAGAATATCTGTTACAATCTTCGCAAAGAGACGGGATTGATCGAATACTTTTTGATTTTACAGCAGTAGGACAAGTTGAAAGAGATGGGATTCAAGTCTTTAATAATATGATGACTTCTGTATTTTATATGGGACCAGAGGTTGTTCTTATCGGTATTCGTCCTGAACAGGCAAAACAATTAAGTGAAATGAGTATGTTATCTGATATAAAGTATATCAACTCACTCCAGCAAGCCATTATGAAATATTGTGCGAATTAA
- the crcB gene encoding fluoride efflux transporter CrcB, producing MNILFVFFGGAFGALLRFEVSQLWNGKTPFPLGTFLANITGGILLGMLIKFYEGTGFSESIWLLSATGFCGGYTTYSTFSFEVFQLLKQRKWKEALLYLSTSILMTIFTIWLIFQL from the coding sequence TTGAACATTCTATTCGTATTTTTCGGTGGAGCCTTTGGCGCCCTGTTACGGTTTGAAGTGAGTCAGCTATGGAATGGGAAAACACCTTTCCCTTTAGGAACTTTTCTTGCTAATATCACTGGAGGAATATTGCTGGGAATGTTGATTAAATTTTATGAAGGTACCGGGTTTTCGGAATCCATTTGGCTATTGTCTGCAACAGGTTTCTGCGGTGGCTATACGACTTACTCGACGTTTAGTTTTGAGGTTTTTCAATTATTGAAACAAAGAAAATGGAAAGAAGCGCTTCTATATTTGAGCACATCCATTTTGATGACGATTTTTACCATATGGCTTATTTTTCAATTATAA
- a CDS encoding fluoride efflux transporter FluC — translation MRKSIYLGIGLGGGLGSSLRYGVSSLLNSPGGFPYGTLAVNLIGCLLLTLLYEIFLHSTGKAKQLHKALATGMIGSFTTFSAFSAESVQLFDRSPMLACYYMIATIVGGLGMTMLGHLWGRRWRI, via the coding sequence ATGAGAAAGTCAATTTACTTAGGCATTGGACTTGGAGGAGGTCTAGGTTCCTCATTACGTTACGGCGTCTCTTCATTATTAAATTCCCCTGGAGGATTTCCATACGGAACTTTAGCCGTAAACTTAATAGGCTGCCTATTATTAACCTTGTTATATGAAATATTTCTACATTCAACCGGCAAGGCGAAACAATTACATAAAGCTTTGGCCACAGGCATGATTGGGTCTTTCACCACATTTTCTGCCTTTTCAGCTGAATCTGTTCAACTTTTTGACCGGTCTCCAATGCTCGCTTGCTATTATATGATTGCAACCATCGTCGGAGGCTTAGGTATGACAATGCTCGGGCACTTATGGGGAAGGAGATGGAGAATTTGA
- the copZ gene encoding copper chaperone CopZ — MQLTLEVNGMTCEHCEKSVKNALTELEGVHGVEVDLDSGKVDVTYDEAYVSKPLMKDAIESQGYEPVG, encoded by the coding sequence ATGCAATTAACATTAGAAGTTAACGGAATGACTTGTGAACATTGTGAGAAATCAGTGAAAAATGCATTAACTGAATTAGAAGGGGTCCACGGAGTAGAAGTTGACCTGGATAGTGGTAAAGTGGATGTTACCTATGATGAAGCCTACGTTTCCAAACCGCTAATGAAAGATGCAATTGAGTCACAAGGTTACGAGCCTGTAGGATAA
- a CDS encoding spore coat protein, with product MNQQANKIQNPETSVPKTPQMNERDFVNDQLTTEKYMTASYNIALNEASNQTLYQDLATIFKETQDCQRNLYNLMFKNGWYGVEQEQQQKIQQTYQQFTGYKAQLPYTIQ from the coding sequence ATGAACCAACAGGCTAATAAAATTCAAAACCCTGAGACGAGCGTTCCAAAAACTCCTCAAATGAATGAACGTGATTTTGTAAATGACCAACTGACTACTGAAAAGTATATGACAGCCTCTTACAACATCGCGCTTAATGAGGCCAGCAACCAAACGCTTTACCAAGATCTTGCAACGATTTTTAAAGAAACACAGGACTGCCAAAGAAATTTATATAACTTGATGTTCAAAAACGGCTGGTATGGTGTAGAGCAGGAACAGCAGCAAAAAATCCAGCAAACTTACCAGCAATTTACTGGTTACAAGGCTCAACTGCCTTACACCATCCAATAA
- a CDS encoding proline dehydrogenase family protein, with the protein MEQILRNFFLFLSKNRFFTKLAKRYGLRFGAGRFVAGETIPSAVKTIKELNLKGMSVTIDHLGEFIDSKEEAREAANGCIEAIKAIAEHDLDSQLSLKLTSMGLDISEELALENMRLILDVAEEKNVFVTIDMEDHERCERTLQIFKKLREDYEHIGTVLQSYLYRTVEDIEDLNKYNPNLRLVKGAYKESPKVAFPDKKDVDENYKKIIKMHLLNGNYTAVATHDDAMIEYTKQLVEENHIPKDQFEFQMLYGIRVDRQEELVKEGYHMRVYVPYGNDWYGYFMRRLAERPANVAFVLKGVFGK; encoded by the coding sequence ATGGAACAAATTCTACGTAATTTCTTTTTATTTCTTTCTAAAAATCGATTTTTTACTAAGTTAGCCAAGAGGTATGGATTGCGGTTTGGAGCTGGTCGATTCGTAGCTGGGGAAACAATCCCAAGCGCTGTGAAAACGATTAAAGAGCTGAATCTTAAAGGAATGTCAGTAACCATTGACCATTTAGGTGAATTTATAGATAGTAAAGAAGAAGCTCGTGAAGCGGCTAATGGCTGTATCGAGGCGATTAAAGCTATAGCTGAACACGACTTGGATTCACAGCTGTCTTTGAAGTTGACTTCTATGGGACTCGATATTTCTGAAGAACTGGCTTTGGAAAATATGCGCCTTATTCTGGATGTAGCTGAGGAAAAGAATGTGTTTGTAACCATTGACATGGAGGATCACGAACGTTGTGAAAGGACTCTCCAAATCTTTAAAAAACTGCGTGAAGATTACGAGCATATTGGAACCGTTCTGCAATCTTATCTATATCGCACTGTCGAAGATATTGAGGATCTAAACAAATATAATCCAAATTTGCGTTTAGTTAAAGGTGCGTACAAAGAGTCGCCGAAGGTAGCCTTTCCAGACAAAAAAGATGTGGATGAAAATTATAAAAAAATTATCAAAATGCATCTGTTGAATGGAAATTATACAGCAGTCGCTACTCATGATGACGCAATGATCGAATACACCAAACAATTGGTTGAGGAGAATCATATACCCAAAGATCAGTTTGAATTTCAAATGCTGTATGGTATTCGCGTAGACAGACAGGAAGAACTGGTCAAGGAAGGGTATCATATGAGGGTATATGTCCCATACGGGAACGACTGGTACGGCTATTTTATGAGACGATTAGCCGAACGTCCAGCCAACGTTGCCTTTGTTTTAAAAGGTGTATTTGGGAAATAA
- a CDS encoding 3-hydroxyacyl-CoA dehydrogenase/enoyl-CoA hydratase family protein, translating into MNRNIKRAAVLGSGVMGAGIAAHLANVGIPTLMLDIVPRELTDQEKKKGLTFEDKEVRNRIAALNKEALKKQKPSPLTSKSSLDLIEIGNMSDDMEKLAEIDWVIEVVVENLDVKKKVLSEVDQHRKQGSIISSNTSGISIEAMSSECSEDLKKNFLGTHFFNPPRYLKLLEVIPTKDTDPEVLSFMKTFGEDVLGKGVVEAKDTPNFIANRIGTYGLLVTVQQMLEKGYSVGEVDSVTGPMIGRPKSATFRTLDVVGLDTFIHVANNVYDQVEGEEKTAFEVPDFMKQMLENGWLGSKSGQGFFLKKKGEKGSEILQLNPQTMEYEERRKLKTKATEMAKQEKGSKRKLKALISAKGDRAGDLIWSIVKPVLLYSAELYGEIADDVPSIDEAMRWGFGWELGPFEVWDAIGVHKSVERMKEEGDQVPSWVEHMLEQGFTSFYKQENGNVYFYHDGEYKEQSFNPKNINLKRLKEQKEVIKKNSGASLVDLGDGVAGLEFHSQSNAIGLDIIQMVNFAIDHVDDHFNGLVIGNQAKNFCVGANLGMILMEAQDFNFFEIEMVVKNFQDAMMRLKYSDKPVVAAPFGMTLGGGAEVCLPADVIQASQETYMGLVETGVGLIPGGGGNKELYIKHLRNIPDGIDFDLQKVANSVFEKIAMAKVSTSGEEARENGFLDSKDAISVNGDHLLHDAKEKVLALANSGYKAPKRTKVPVVGEQGYATMMLGAKSLALSGYASEHDLKIAEKLAFVLAGGRLKEGTQVDEQYLLDLEREAFLSLVGEPKSQMRMQHMLMKGKPLRN; encoded by the coding sequence ATGAATCGAAATATTAAGCGCGCTGCAGTCCTTGGATCAGGCGTTATGGGGGCTGGCATTGCTGCTCACTTGGCAAATGTCGGGATACCAACACTGATGCTCGATATCGTACCGCGTGAGTTAACCGATCAGGAAAAAAAGAAGGGTTTAACCTTCGAAGATAAAGAAGTAAGAAATCGAATAGCTGCTTTGAATAAAGAAGCATTGAAAAAACAAAAACCGTCACCATTAACAAGCAAATCCAGTCTGGATTTAATTGAAATCGGCAATATGAGCGATGACATGGAGAAGTTAGCCGAAATCGACTGGGTCATAGAAGTAGTCGTTGAAAATCTGGACGTTAAGAAAAAAGTACTCTCAGAAGTTGATCAGCATCGTAAACAAGGATCCATTATAAGTTCGAATACTTCGGGAATTTCCATTGAAGCTATGTCTTCTGAATGCAGTGAGGATCTTAAAAAGAACTTCTTAGGAACGCACTTTTTCAACCCGCCTAGATACTTAAAACTGCTAGAAGTCATTCCAACGAAGGACACTGATCCTGAAGTGCTTTCATTTATGAAAACGTTTGGCGAGGATGTGCTCGGCAAAGGCGTGGTAGAAGCGAAGGATACACCAAACTTCATCGCTAATCGTATTGGGACCTATGGTTTGCTAGTTACCGTACAGCAAATGCTTGAAAAAGGCTATAGCGTGGGTGAAGTTGATTCTGTCACCGGGCCAATGATCGGTCGACCGAAAAGTGCCACCTTCCGCACATTGGATGTTGTTGGACTCGATACTTTTATTCATGTGGCCAATAACGTATATGACCAGGTTGAAGGTGAAGAAAAGACAGCTTTTGAGGTTCCGGACTTTATGAAGCAGATGCTTGAGAACGGCTGGCTCGGTTCAAAAAGCGGTCAAGGATTTTTCCTTAAAAAGAAAGGTGAAAAAGGAAGCGAGATTCTGCAGTTAAATCCTCAAACGATGGAGTACGAAGAAAGAAGAAAATTAAAAACGAAAGCAACTGAAATGGCTAAGCAGGAAAAAGGATCTAAGCGAAAACTCAAAGCACTTATTTCCGCAAAAGGAGATCGAGCAGGAGATCTTATTTGGTCTATAGTTAAACCTGTTCTGCTCTATTCGGCTGAACTATACGGAGAAATAGCGGATGATGTCCCTTCGATTGATGAAGCGATGCGCTGGGGTTTTGGATGGGAACTAGGACCATTTGAAGTGTGGGATGCCATTGGCGTCCATAAGTCTGTTGAACGTATGAAAGAAGAAGGAGACCAAGTTCCGTCATGGGTTGAACATATGCTCGAACAAGGATTTACCTCTTTCTATAAACAGGAAAATGGAAACGTTTACTTTTATCATGATGGAGAGTACAAAGAACAATCATTTAATCCTAAGAACATTAATTTGAAACGCCTGAAAGAACAAAAAGAAGTGATTAAAAAGAACTCAGGAGCTAGTTTAGTGGACCTTGGGGATGGTGTAGCAGGTCTTGAATTTCATTCCCAAAGTAACGCCATTGGACTTGATATCATACAAATGGTGAATTTCGCTATCGATCACGTAGACGATCATTTTAATGGATTAGTGATTGGAAACCAGGCTAAGAATTTCTGTGTTGGTGCGAACCTTGGAATGATTCTTATGGAAGCACAGGATTTTAACTTTTTTGAAATTGAAATGGTCGTAAAGAACTTCCAGGATGCCATGATGCGTCTTAAATATTCAGATAAGCCCGTTGTTGCTGCCCCATTTGGAATGACTTTAGGCGGCGGAGCAGAAGTTTGTTTGCCTGCTGATGTTATTCAGGCTTCTCAAGAAACCTACATGGGCCTTGTGGAAACTGGGGTCGGCTTGATTCCTGGTGGAGGTGGAAATAAGGAACTTTACATCAAGCATTTAAGAAATATTCCTGATGGAATTGATTTTGACCTTCAAAAAGTAGCGAACAGTGTATTTGAGAAAATTGCAATGGCAAAAGTCTCTACATCTGGTGAAGAGGCAAGAGAAAATGGTTTCTTAGACAGTAAGGATGCTATAAGTGTAAACGGAGATCACCTTTTACATGATGCGAAAGAAAAAGTGCTAGCTCTTGCTAACTCAGGATACAAAGCACCGAAACGTACGAAGGTTCCTGTAGTTGGAGAACAGGGGTACGCAACGATGATGTTAGGTGCGAAGTCTCTTGCACTCAGCGGTTACGCTAGTGAACATGATTTGAAGATCGCAGAAAAGCTGGCTTTTGTTTTAGCTGGAGGACGTTTAAAAGAAGGTACTCAGGTTGACGAACAATACTTGCTGGACCTTGAACGAGAAGCTTTCTTGAGTCTTGTCGGCGAGCCTAAATCTCAAATGCGGATGCAGCACATGCTGATGAAAGGGAAGCCACTGCGTAATTAA